One window from the genome of Oryctolagus cuniculus chromosome 1, mOryCun1.1, whole genome shotgun sequence encodes:
- the LOC100355674 gene encoding olfactory receptor 10G9-like → MVLEEGVMIPLCNLTWQGRSYVKDIKNGILVFSTRVNLVVTVHMKYDLSKCQLCLPSCEDRVPHMTAMRNVSLVTTFFLTGLPHTPALGSTLFGVFLVVYVLTVLGNLLILLVISMDSRLHTPMYCFLTNLSFIDVWFSTVTVPKMLMALVSPDGGALSFHSCVTQLCSFHFLGSTECFLYTVMSYDRYLAISYPLRYTSMMSGRTCALLAAGTWLSGSLHSAVQTTLTFRLPYCGPNQIQHYFCDAPPILKLACADTSANEMVIFVTIGVVASGCFLLIVLSYVSIVCSILKIRTSEGRHRAFQTCASHCIVVLCFFVPCVFIYLRPGSKDVMDGVVAVFYTVLTPLLNPAVYTLRNREVQKALLKLTSGSLFTQGA, encoded by the coding sequence ATGGTACTTGAAGAAGGAGTGATGATTCCTCTGTGTAACCTCACTTGGCAGGGAAGGAGCTATGTAAAGGATATTAAAAATGGCATCCTTGTGTTCTCTACCAGAGTAAACCTAGTGGTCACAGTTCATATGAAATATGACCTCAGTAAATGCCAGCTTTGTCTCCCTTCCTGTGAGGACAGAGTCCCACATATGACAGCAATGAGGAACGTGAGCCTTGTGACAACGTTCTTCCTCACGGGCCTTCcccacacaccagccctgggctccacACTCTTTGGCGTCTTCCTGGTGGTCTATGTCCTCACCGTGCTGGGGAACCTCCTCATCCTGCTGGTGATCAGCATGGACTCTCGcctccacacccccatgtactgCTTCCTCACCAACCTGTCCTTCATCGACGTGTGGTTCTCCACTGTCACGGTGCCCAAAATGCTGATGGCCTTGGTGTCCCCAGACGGCGGGGCCCTCTCCTTCCACAGCTGTGTGACGCAGCTCTGTTCCTTCCACTTCCTGGGGAGCACCGAGTGTTTCCTCTACACAGTCATGTCCTATGACCGCTACCTGGCCATCAGTTACCCGCTCAGGTACACCAGCATGATGAGTGGCAGGACGTGCGCCCTGCTGGCCGCTGGCACCTGGCTCAGTGGCTCCCTGCACTCTGCTGTCCAGACCACCTTGACATTCCGCTTGCCCTACTGTGGGCCCAACCAGATCCAGCATTACTTCTGTGATGCACCACCCATCCTCAAGCTGGCCTGTGCAGACACTTCAGCCAATGAGATGGTCATCTTTGTCACCATTGGGGTGGTGGCCTCAGGCTGCTTTCTCCTGATAGTGCTGTCCTACGTGTCCATCGTCTGCTCCATCCTGAAGATCCGCACCTCAGAGGGGAGGCACCGAGCCTTTCAGACCTGTGCCTCCCACTGCATCGTGGTCCTGTGTTTCTTTGTTCCTTGTGTTTTCATTTACCTGAGGCCAGGCTCCAAGGATGTCATGGATGGGGTTGTGGCTGTTTTCTACACTGTGCTGACCCCACTGCTCAACCCAGCTGTGTACACCCTGAGGAACAGGGAGGTGCAGAAAGCTCTCCTGAAGCTGACAAGTGGTTCACTATTTACTCAGGGTGCATAA